The following nucleotide sequence is from Pseudonocardia sp. C8.
GAGGCCGAGGCGCACGCGGACGAGGACCGCAAGCGCCGCGAGGAGGCCGAGACCCGCAACCAGGCGGAGACCCTCGTCTACCAGACGGAGAAGTTCGTCAAGGAGAACGACGAGAAGCTCCCGTCCGACGTCAAGGACTCGGTGAACGCCGCACTGGGCGAGACCCAGGAGGCGCTCAAGGGCACCGACACCGAGGCCATCAAGTCCGCGATGGAGAAGCTCGCCACCGAGTCCCAGAAGATGGGGTCGGCCCTGTACTCGCAGCCGGGTGCCGAGGACGCTGCGGGTGCCGGTGCGTCCGGCGCGTCCGGTGCCGCCTCCGGTGACCAGCAGCAGGACGACGTGGTCGACGCCGAGATCGTGGACGACGACAAGGACAAGGGCAGCAAGTGACGGCCGACGGCCATCCAGGAGACGGGACGGTCGACATGGCAGACGAGAAGCAGCAGGAGGAGCCGGTGACCTTCCGGGACCGCCGCAAGGTGGACCCGGAGACCGGCGAGGTCCGCACCGCGGGCGGGGACGCCACCGGGAACGGGGCCGCCGAGCAGGCGGCCCCGGCCGGGACTGACACCGACCCGGTCGCGGGTCCGGCCGACGGGGTCGACCCGGAGGTCGAGAAGCTCACCGCCGAGGTCGCCGAGCGCACCGCGGACCTGCAGCGCGTCACCGCCGAGTACGCGAACTACCGGCGCCGGGCGGACCGGGACCGCGAGGAGGCCAAGCTCGCGGCGAAGGTCTCGTTCGTCGGCGACCTGCTGACCGTGCTCGACGACTTCGAGCGCGCCGAGCAGCACGGTGACCTCACCGGTGGGTTCAAGGCGGCGGCCGACAAGGTCGTCGGCGTGCTCACCAAGCTCGGCCTGGAGCCGTTCGGGGTCGAGGGCGAGCGGTTCGACCCGCAGCTGCACGAGGCCGTCCAGCACGAACCGGCCGACGGCCCCGGCCCGACGGTCACCGTGCTGACCACGGTGCTGCGCCGCGGGTACCGGATCGCCGACCGGGTCCTCCGGCCGGCGATGGTGACCGTGCAGGACCGCCCCGAGGCCGAGGCCCCGGCGGCGGAGGAGACGGGCGAACCCACCCCGGGCGAGCCCGGCAACCCGGCCTGACCGGGGCGTACAGGGACGTGGCCGTGCGGTACGGCGGGGTGCGGGTGCACTCCCGCCGTACCGCTGGCGTGAACGGGAAGGAGGCGGAATGACCCAGCGCGACTGGATCGAGAAGGACTACTACCGCGAGCTGGGCGTCTCCTCGACGGCGTCCCAGGACGAGATCAAGAAGGCGTACCGCAAGCTCGCCCGCGAGCTGCACCCGGACGCGAACCCGGGCGACGAGAAATCCGAGCTGCGGTTCAAGGCGGTCTCCGAGGCCTACGGCGTGCTCGGTGACGAGAAGAAGCGCAAGGAGTACGACGAGACCCGCGCGATGTTCGCGGGCGGCGGCGGCTTCGGCGGGTTCGGCACCGGCGGCGGCTTCCCCGGCGGGGCCGGTGGCGCAGGCGGGCCCGGCGGCTTCGACATCAACGACCTGTTCGGCCAGGCCGGACGCTCCGGCGGCGGGGCCGGCGACTTCAGCGACATCCTCGGCGACATCTTCGGCCGGGCGGCCCGCAACAGCGGCGGTGCCGGCGGCGGCTACGGCCCCACCGGGGCGCGGCGCGGCCAGGACGTCGAGAGCAGCCTGACCATCTCCTTCGCCGACGCGGTCAAGGGCGCCACCCTGCCGATCACGCTGTCGTCGCCCGGACGCTGCGAGCGCTGCGGCGGCACCGGGTCCCGGCCCGGCAGCACGCCGCGGACCTGTCCCACCTGCAACGGTGCCGGCCTGGTGACCCGCAGCCAGGGCGCGTTCGCGTTCTCCGAGCCGTGCCGCGACTGCCGCGGGACCGGCCGGATCATCGACGACCCGTGCCCCGAGTGCCACGGCGACGGCGTGGCCACCCGGACCCGCTCGCTGTCGGTGCGGGTGCCGGCCGGCGTCGACGACGGCCAGAAGATCCGGCTCCCCGGGCAGGGCGAGCCGGGCCGGGGCGGCGCGCCCGCCGGTGACCTGTACGTCACGGTGAGCGTCACACCGCACAAGGTCTTCGGGCGGTCGGCGAAGAACCCCGACGACATCACCGTCACCGTTCCGGTGACCTTCACCGAGCTCGCCCTCGGTGCGACCCTGACCGTGCCCACGCTCGACGGCACCGTCTCGTTGAAGATCCCGCCCGGGACCGCAAGCGGGCGCACGTTCCGGGTCGCCGGGCGCGGGGTCGAACGGAGGAACGGGAAGAAGGGCAACCTGCTGGTCACCGTCGAGGTGGCGGTGCCGCAGAAGCTGGACCAGGCGGCGACGGAAGCGCTGCAGGCGTACGCCGAGGCGACGAAGTCGTTCGACCCGCGGGCCGACCTGCTCGGGAACGCCAGGAGGTGAGTGCGGTGGCCGGACGACCTTCGGACGGGAACGCCGACGTCGGGCACGACAGTCCGGTGTTCGTGATCTCGGTGGCCGCGCAGCTCTCCGGTCTGCACGCCCAGACGCTGCGCAGCTACGACCGGCTCGGGCTGGTGAGCCCGGGTCGCGCCGCCGGTGGCGGCCGCCGCTACTCGCAGCGGGACATCGCGCTGCTCCGCGAGGTGCAGCGGCTCTCCCAGGAGGAGGGCGTCAACCTCGCCGGGGTCAAGCGGATCATCGAGCTCGAGCAGCTGGTCGACGAGCTACGGGCACGGCTGGAGGAGACGACCGCCGAGCTCGAGGCGGTGCGTGCGGCGGCGGCCCAGGCGGCTGCCGCCGTGCATCGCTCCTACCGCCGGGACCTGGTCCCGGTTGACCGCCGCCAGGCCGTCGTCCGGTGGCGGCCGAACCCGCAGTAGCGGGTCCCGGACCGACCCCGGCGTCACGCGGGAACCGGGGCCATACCGCCCCGGCGGGCCAGCAACCCCAGCACGGCCGCGCCGGCCAGCGGGACCGCGGCCAGCACCACGAACGGCACCGCGGGCGGGAACGCCGGATCGAGCAGCGCGCCGGCACCGGTCGACCCGACGAGCACCATCAGACCGCCGAACGAGGCGAGCACCCCGAAGTGCGCGCCCAGCCGTCGCTCGCCGGCCAGCCGCGGCACCAGGTCCTGCGCGACCGGCACCGCGAGCATCTCGCCGAAGGTCAGCAGCACGACCATCGCCACGGCCGGGGCCGGCGCCCACCACCCCGGCAGGGCGGGCAGCAGCCGGGCGACCGCGACGACCCCGAACGACGCCGCCATCAGGCAGAACCCCAGCACCACCGAACGCCCGGCACCGATCCGTCGCGACCAGCCCGTCACCCGTAGCTGCAGCGTGATGACCAGCACCGACATCAGCACGAACAGGAACCCGAGCGCCGCGGTCCGGTCGACGCGTTCCAGCTCGGCGGGCAGCGCCAGGTAGAGCTGGTTGTAGGAGAGCAGCCAGCCGGAGTAGCCCGCCGCGAAGACCATGAACCGGCGGTTGCCCAGCACCTCGCCCCAGCCGGCCAGGATCGGCCGGCCCGCCTGCTCGGCCGCCCGCCACGGCAGCCACCGCCAGTGGGCCAGCCCGATCAGCACGAACCCGAGGGCCGCGACCAGGCAGGCGGTACGGAAGTCGACGAGCAGCAGCGCCGTCCCGACCAGCGGGCCGGTCACCGTGCCGACCTGGCCGGCGACGGCGAACAACGCGAAGACCTCGGTGCGGGCCGGGCCCTCCCCGGCCCGCTCCCGCACGCCCGCCTCGCGGGCCAGCGACGACTCGACGGCCGGCGAGAACAGCGCCGCGGCGAACCCGGTGAGCAGAGCCCCGCCGATCACCGCGGGCAGCGTGCCGGCCGCGCCCAGCAGGATGAACCCGATCACGCGGAGGGCGCAGCCGGCCAGCACGACGGGTTTCGCACCGAACCGGTCGGTGAGGGCGCCGCCGACGACGAACATGCCCTGCTGGCTGAACGTCCGCAGCCCCAGCACCAGCCCGACGGCGGCCGCCGCCAGCCCGAGGTCCTCCGCGAGGTGCGTCGCCAGGTACGGCAGCACCATGTAGAAGCCCACGTTGAACGCCAGCTGCGTCGAGATCAGCAGCTTCATGACCGGCGGCAACGCGGTGAACCGGGCCCACCGGGCGGCGTCGGGTCCGGTGGGCCGGTGGCGGAGACTGCGATGCACCTGGCCGTACTACCAGGTTTGAGTTGCAGTCGCGACTTTATGGCAGTAAGCACATATGCGCACTCGGCTTGTTCCTTGACCGGTTGCTCACTCTTTCAGAGGATCTTCCGGGTGCCCGCGGGATCCTCCGCCGGTGCCGGAGAGGAGTGCCCTGTTGATGCCCGCCGCCGTCCCACCGCGCCGCCGTTCCCGGCTCCGGATCGCCGCCGCCCTCGCCGTGAGCACCGTGCTGCTCGCCGCCTGCGGCGGCTCCGGTGAGGGCACCGGCCGGATCGTCCCCGACGGACGGCTGACCATCGCCATGGCGTTCGGGCCCGGCGCCGGCTACGCGATCGACACCGACGACGCGTTCGTGCTGTCGCAGCTGGGCGTCACCGAGCCGCTCGTCGCCTCCGGCGCGGACGGGCGGCCGCGTCCCGCGCTGGCCACCGAGTGGGCACGGACCGACCCGCGGACCTGGCGGTTCGCGCTCCGGCCGGGCGTCACCTTCCAGAACGGCGAGCCGCTCACCGGCCACGCCGTCGCGACGGCGCTCAACCGGCTGGCCGGCGTCGAGGCCCCACCGCGCGCGGTCCGGGGCATCGGGCTCACCGCGGCCCCGGACGGCGCGACCGCCGTCCGGGTCACCACGACCGCGCCCGACCCGATCCTGCCGCTGCGCCTGAGCAGCGCGAACACCGCGATCCTCGCGCCGTCGGCGTACGCGTCGGACCCGCCGGCGGTGCAGGGCACCGGCACCGGACCGATGACGATCACCCGGCTCGACGGGACCCAGTCGGTCGAGCTGCAGCGCAACGAGACCTACTGGGGGGAGCGGCCGCAGCTCGCCGGCGTCACGGCGAACTTCGTGCCCGACCCGGCGGCCCGCGCGCTCGCCCTGCGCGCCGGGGACGCCGACATCGCCCAGGAGCTCCCCGAGGCGACCGCCCTGGAGTTCACCGGCGACGGCTACGTCAACGAGTCGGTTGCCGCGCCGCGGACCGCGTCGCTGCTGCTCAACCAGTCCCGGGCCCCGTTCTCCGACATCCGGGTCCGGCAGGCGGTCGCCGCCGCCGTCGACCGGGCCGCCCTCGGCGAGCAGGCACTCGCCGGGTCCGCGGTGCCGGCGTCCGAGCTGTTCGGCCCGGCCGTGAGCTGGGGCTCCCAGGAACCCCCGCCGCCCGCCGACCCCGCCCGGGCCCGACGGCTGCTCGCGGAGGCCGGGTTCGGCCCGTCCCGCCCGCTGCGTGTCGAGCTGGGCACCTACGCCAACCGGCCCGAGCTGCCGACGCTGGCGACCGCCGTCCAGGAGATGCTGCGGGCCGCCGGCATCGAGGCGACCATCCGGGTCGGCGACTACGACGCCCGCGAGGCCGACCTGCTGGCCGGCAGGTACGACATGTACCTGGCGTCCCGCAGCTACCTGCTCGACGTCCCGGACGCCGGCGCCACGCTGAGGACCGACTACACCTGCCGGGGCTCGTACAACATCAACCGGTACTGCTCGCCGGAGTTCGACGCGCTGCTCGCGCCGCTGACCGCCCGGACCGACCCCGCGGCCCGCCAGGAGGTCTTCACCCGGGCGGCCGCGAAGCTGAACGCCGACGTCGTCGGGGTTCCCCTGGTGCACACCCGCGCCGGCGGGGTCGGCAGCCAGGTGGCGGGCTACACCGTCGATCCGCTGGCGAAGACGCTCGTCGTCCCCGGGCTGGCGAAGACCGGGTGACCGCCGTGCTGCTCCGGCGGCTGCTGGCCCTGCCGGTGGTCGTCGCGGCCGGGGCGGTGCTGGTGTTCCTGCTGCCCCGCTTCTCCGGTCAGGACACCGCGCTGGCGGTGCTGCGCAGCCGGACCGGCGAGGCCGACCCGGACCCGGTGGTGCTCGCCGCCCTGCGCGCGCGGTACGGCCTCGACGGCAGCTGGTGGGACCAGTTCACCGCGTGGGCGGGCGCCGTTCTGGCCGGTGACCTGGGCATCTCCTACGCCAGCCGGACCCCGGTCGCCGGGCTGCTGTGGCCGGCGCTGGGCGTCTCGCTCGTGCTCACCGTGGCCTCGCTCGTCGTCGCCGGGGTGGTCGGCGTGCCGGCCGGCGTGCGCGCCGCGCGGCGGCCCGGCGGCACGTTCGACCGGGCGTTGAGCACCGGCGCCGTGCTGGGCGTCGCGGTGCCCGAGTTCGTGCTGGGGACGGTGCTGGTGCTGACGTTCGCGGTCACCCTGCCGCTGCTGCCCGCGACCGGCTGGGGCACGCCCGCGCAGGCGGTGCTGCCGGTGGTCACGCTCGCGGCCTTCCCGGCCGCCCTCGCCGCCCAGCTGGTGCGGGCCGAGACGATCGACGCCCTCGGCCGGTCCCACGTGACCGTCGCCCGGGCGAAGGGGCTGTCCGGGCGGGCCGTGCTGTGGCGGCACGGCGGCCGGCTCGCCCTGACGTCGGTGACGGCGATGTCCGGGCTGTTCCTCGGCGGGCTGCTCGGCGGATCGGTCGTCGTCGAGGTGCTCTTCGCCGTGCCCGGTCTCGGCCGGCTGCTCTACGACGCCGTCCTCGGTCAGGACCTCCCGGTGATCCAGGCCGGGCTGCTCGCGGTCATCGTGGTGGCCGCGCTCGCCGGCATCCTCGCCGAGCTGGTCGCGCTCGCCCTGGACCCGGTCGCCCGGGGAGAGGCCCGGTGAGCGCCGGGAGGCTCGCCCTCCGCCGGCCGGAGCGTGGCCCGGTGAGCGCCGGGGTCGTGGCGGAGCGCCGCCCGCTCGCCGCGGGGCGGGCGGCCCGGCTGCGCCGCCCCCTGCAGGTCGGCGCGGTCGCGCTCCTCGTCGTGCTGGTCGGGTGTGCGGTGCTGCCGCTCGACCCGACCTCGAACGACCTGGCGCACCGCTTCGCCGGACCCTCGCTCGAGCATCCGCTCGGCACCGACCAGCTCGGCCGGGACGTGCTCGCCCGGCTCGCCGGCGGGGCCCGGATCTCGGTCGGCTTCACGCTCGTCGTCCTGGCGATCTGCGCGGTGACCGGCACCGTCCTCGGCGTGGTCGCCGGCTGGGCCGGCCGGGTCGTGGGCCAGCTGTTCCAGCGGGTGATCGACGTCCTCGTCGCGATCCCTGCGGTCCTGGTCGGTCTCGTCGTCGTCGCGGCGGCGGGCGGCGCACCCGGACTGTGGTCGCTGCTGGTGGCGATCGTCGTCACGGGCTGGACCCCGTTCGCCCGGCTCACCTACCAGCTCGTCGTGCGGGAGCGGTCCCGGGACTACGTCGAAGGGGTGGTCGCGCTCGGCGCCGGGCCGGGGCGCATCGCGTTCCGGCACGTGCTGCCCAACCTCACCCGGCCGCTGCTGGCACACCTGTGCCTGCGGTTCGCGAACGTCCTGCTCACCGTGGCCGGGCTGTCGTTCCTCGGGCTCGGACCGCAGCCGCCGACGCCGGAGTGGGGCGCGATGCTCGCCGAGGGGCGCCAGTACCTGTTCAACGCCCCGCAGCTCGTCGTGCTGCCCGCTCTCGCCGTCGTGGGGACGGCCCTGCTGGTGAACGGGCTCGGCCGCGAGCTCGAGCGGCGCCGGACGACCGGCCCGTCCGGAGAGTTCTGAGAGACGGTAGTTCCTGCCAGTATTGTGCGAGTACAGACGTGAGGCAGGAGGGCGTGACGTGGCACGGACCGGTGCGGACGGACGGCGGCAGGGCGAGGCCCGGCCCGAACTGAAGGGCCTGGTGGACGAGACCGGCGTGGTGCCCCGGGCGGCGGCGTTCGACGACGCACGGTCGGTGCTCGCCGAGGACGGCGTGGTCCGGATCCCGGACGCCGGTGCCGACCCGGAGGTGCTGGTCGTCGCGGCCGCCCGGCTGCTGGGCGGGCGGCTGCGCGAGCTGTTCGGGATCCGGCCACAGGGCGGCACCGACTCGCCGGTGCTCGGCCTGCACAACGACGGCGCGTACCTGCAGGGCGACGTCCACGGGCACACCGTGCGGCTGCGCGACCCCGACGAGGACTACCTGCTCATGCACTGCTCGGAGCCGGCGCCGTCCGGCGGGGACTCGGTGCTCGTCGACGGCTACGCGCTCGTCGACCGGCTGGCGGGCGACCACCGCGGGCTGCACGCGTTCCTGCGCGAGGCCGACGTCGACTTCTTCGGCAGCCGGGTGAACCCGCCGCGCGGGGTGCCCGACACCCCGCTGCTGCGCCGGATGGTCGAGTTCACCCGCGGCGGACGGCGGGCCGTCCGGGCCAGCGACTACGCCCTGCCGGTCCCGCGGGTCCCGGAGTGGGACGAGCACCTGGCGCGGATCGAGGAGTACGCCGACCTGCTCGCGACGGCGTTCGAGGCGGCCCCACGGTTCCGGATGGAGGCCGGTGACCTGCTGGTCCTCGACAACTACCGGTTCCTGCACGGCCGGGACGCCTTCCGCGGCTCCCGCACCCTGCACGTGCTGTCGGTCCGGACCGTCGACGCCTTCTGATCCCCTACCCCTTCCCACTCATGGAGCTTTAGTCCCGTGCCACAGGACTAAAGCTCCATAAGTGTGCGCCGGGGGTGAGCGGCCGGCTCAGTCCATCGTGAACGGGTCGTAGGTGATCCGGTCCAGCGGCGTGCCCGCCACCAGCATCCGGGACACCGTCGAGCGGATCATCGCCGGCGAGCCGCAGACCAGCACGTCGTGGTCGTTCCACGCGCCGAAGCGGGTCACGACGTCGGCCAGGGTGCCGGTCTCGGCCCCGGAGGGCTCGTCCTCGTGCTCCACGACCGGGATCACGTCCAGCCACGGGTAGCTGAACGACAGCTTCCGCAGCGCGGTGAAGTCGTAGAGATCGTCCCAGGTGCGGCCGCCGACGAATACCTGCGTGCGCGGCGGGCGCCGCCGCTGGCGCACCTCGTCGAGCAGGGCCTTCATCGGGGCGACGCCGGTACCGCCCGCCACCATCAGCAGCTCGCGGTCGGTGTCCTGCGGGACGGCCATCCGCCCCATCGGCGGGCCGATGCGCCAGGTCTCGCCGACCCGGCTGTGGGCGACGATCGCCCGGCTGACCCAGCCGTTGTCGACCGCGCGGACGTGGAACTCGATCGTGCCGTCGGGGCGCGGCGCGTTCGCCGGGGAGAGGTAGCGCCACAGCCGCGGGCGGTGCGGGGTCTCCACCGAGACGTACTGGCCGGCCTGGTAGGGGACCGGCTGGTCGGCCGCGACGGTGACGACGGCCAGGTCCCAGCCGATCCGGCGGTGGTCGACGACCCGCCCGAGCCAGGACGCCGGGCCCCGCTCGGCGGCCGCGGCCTGCTGCATCGCGTCGGCGACGATCCCGTAGGCGCTGTTCCAGGCCCGGTCGACCTCCGGGGTCCAGTTCGCGCCGGAGTAGGCGGCGATCGAGGAGATCAGTGCGTACCCGACGGCGTCGTAGTGCTGGGAGAGCACGCCGAACTTGCGGTGGTCGCGCCCGAGCTGCTGGAGGAACGGGACGAGGTCGTCCGGCTGGTCGATCATCTGGACGACGTGCACGAGGGCGCGCAGCAGGCGGCTGCGCTGCACCTCCATGTTCACCGGGAACAGGTCGCGGGTGTCCGGGGCCCGGGTGAACAGCGTGGCGTAGAAGTGCTTGCCGACGTCCTCGATCTGCGGCTCGACGTGCGCGAAGCTGGTCCGGATGAGCTCGACGGTCCGGTCCGCCTCCGAGGCGGGGCGTCGCGGCGGGGCGACGTCGCCGGCGATCAGCTGGTCAGCAGTCATGCCTGGCGGACACTCTCCTCGGTCGTGCTCCGTGCCGTGGTGACACCGGCCATCAACGCCTGCTCACCGCCGGTTAGGGTACGCGAGAGACTCCGTTTGCTCGAACGGCGTACGACGGCCGGCGCACTCGACGACAGCCAGCGGGTACGCATGGTCAGGAATCATCCGTTCGGGGCCGGAGGTCACTCGTGATGGCGTGGGTGGCGCCGCACTGAGGATAGCGCCCGGCCGTGACATGCCCGACATGGCGGGGCGGTGTGTGGCATTCGGGCGGTCGGTTTGGTCCTGCGCTCCGCGGATGGCACGGTGGTGGTCGTGCCGCTGCGAACCCCCGTCCCGGTGCTTCCTGGCCGGGAGCGTCCCGTCACCGATCCGGACACCCCTTCGCACGGCGACGCACCCCCGGACGTGATCCGGCCGGGTTCCGCGGGCGAACACGTCTTCCAGGACCAGGTCGGCAGCACGGACCGCGCGGACCGCTTCTACGGCGACCAGCTGCGTGACCGCCTGCTCCCCCGGATGGTCGAGTTCATCGGCCGGATGGAGATGGCGTTCATCGCCACCGCGGACGGCCACGGCGAGTGCGACAGCTCGCTGCGCGCCGGGCCGCCCGGGTTCGTCGAGGTCATCGACGAGCACACGCTGGCCTACCCCGAGTACCGCGGCAACGGCGTCTACGCCAGCCTCGGCAACCTCGTCGAGAACCCGCACATCGGCCTGCTCATGGTCGACTTCACCGAGTCGCTGATCGGGCTGCACGTCAACGGCCGGGCCCGGATCATGGACGACGACGCCTTCCGTGCCGCCTTCCCCGGTCACGCCCGGGACCGGGCGGCCGGGCGGCGCGCGGAGCGCTGGGTGGTCGTCGAGGTCGAGGAAGCCTACATCCACTGCCGCAAGCACATCCCGCGGATGGAGCGGGTGACGCAGCGGCGGGCCTGGGGCACCGACGACCCGGCCCGCAAGGGCGGCGACTTCTTCGGGGCGAAGGGGACGCCGCAGCGGGCGCCGCGGCCGGCCCGGCGCCGGTTCCCGAGCACGACGCACCTGGGGGCGGGCGCTTCCCGGGCGCTGCGCCGCCGCCCGCACCAGGCCTAACGCCGCCGCCGGGTCCGGACCAGGCCCACGACGACGGCGATCACGGCCAGCAGCAGGAGCACCGCCCACACCCCGGCCGCGAGGAACCCCACCCCGGTGACGGCGACCGCCAGGTAGAGCAGCAGCGCGATGCCGAGCCCGGCCGTGGTGACGGCGAGCGGCCCGTCGCCGCGCACCGCGGCCCGCAGCACCGCTCCGCTGCCGGCCGGCACGGTCCGGGTCTCCCACCGCATCAGCGCGGCCGCCGCGACCAGCACCCCGGCCGCGGCGATCCGGGTCGGCACCGCCGCCGCACCGGTCCCGGACCACACCCCGATCACGACGAACACCCCGAGGAGCAGCAGGATCCGCAGCCGCCACGCCAGCTGCCACAGCACGGCGGCCACGTTCTGCAGGACGAGCGGCTCGTCCGGGGCCAGCCGGCCGGCGTCGATCAGCCCGCGCAGCGCCCGCGCCGGGTGCCGCTCGTGGGAGTCGAGGACGGCGAGGTCGTGCCGGGCCGCGGCGTGCCCGGGATCGAGGCGCAGCGTCTCGGCGTAGGCGTCCCGGGCGAGCCGGCGCCGGCCCAGGTCGCTCGCCACGTCGGCCAGCAGCGCGTGCGAGGCCGCCTGCTGCGGTGCCAGCGCGACGACCCGGTGCGCGACCTGGAGCGCGTCGTGGAGCCGGCCGGACCGTTGCAGCACGCGGGCGTAGCCGGTGGCGGCGCCGGCGTCGTCCGGGGCGAGCGTCACCGACCGGAAGCCGGCCTCCACGGCCTCGGCGTGCCGGCCCAGCCCGGACAGGTGCAGGGACCGCAGCCGGTGCCCGTCCTCCCGCCCGGGTTCCAGCGCGCACACCTGCTCGGCCGCGGCCAGGCCCTCGACCCGGTCGTCGTCGGTGGCGTCACGCAGCAGCACGGCGGACAGCACCCGCAGCAGCGTCACATGCTGCGGGTGCTCGGCCAGCGCGGCCCGCAGGTGCCGTTCGGCGTCGGATCGGCGGCCGGTGTCGGCCAGGTGCGCCGCGCTCGACGCGACCTGGTCCGGGGACGCGGTGGTCACAGCTTCCGGTTCCGCTTCAGGTAGGCGGCCAGCTCGTCGTAGCTGCCGTCGACGTTGCCGAACAGCGCCACGTTGCGGGCGGTCGCGAACCACGGCCCGGTGCTCGGGCCGGTCTCCTTGGCCGCCCGCAGCAGGTCCCGGGTGCTCAGCGGCCGGATCCGGCCGTCCCGCACGGACGCGGCCATCGCCCGCTCCGCGGCGGTGTCGACCACGTGGGCGAGGTCGGCCCCGGAGAAGTGCTCGGTCGCCCGCACCACCTTGTCGAGGTCGAGCTCGCCGGTCGGGCGGTCGCGCAGGTGGTGGCGGAGCACCCCGGCCCGGGCCGGTGCGTCCGGCGGGAGGACGAGCAGCATGCGGTCGAACCGGCCGGGCCGGCGCAGCGCCGGGTCCATGTCCCACGGGTGGTTGGTGGCGCCGAGCACGTAGACGCCCTCGTTGCGTTCCGCCCAGGAGTCCATCTCGGACAGGAGCTGGTTGACGGTGTTGCGCAGCCCCCCGGAGTGGCTGAGGTGGGCGCGCTTCTGGCCGAGCGCGTCGACCTCGTCGAGGAACAGCACGCACGGGGCCCGGCTGCGGGCGGCGGCGAACAGGTCGGCCAGGTTGCGCTCGCTGCGGCCGATCCACATGTCCAGGACGTCGGCGATCCC
It contains:
- a CDS encoding globin domain-containing protein, producing MTADQLIAGDVAPPRRPASEADRTVELIRTSFAHVEPQIEDVGKHFYATLFTRAPDTRDLFPVNMEVQRSRLLRALVHVVQMIDQPDDLVPFLQQLGRDHRKFGVLSQHYDAVGYALISSIAAYSGANWTPEVDRAWNSAYGIVADAMQQAAAAERGPASWLGRVVDHRRIGWDLAVVTVAADQPVPYQAGQYVSVETPHRPRLWRYLSPANAPRPDGTIEFHVRAVDNGWVSRAIVAHSRVGETWRIGPPMGRMAVPQDTDRELLMVAGGTGVAPMKALLDEVRQRRRPPRTQVFVGGRTWDDLYDFTALRKLSFSYPWLDVIPVVEHEDEPSGAETGTLADVVTRFGAWNDHDVLVCGSPAMIRSTVSRMLVAGTPLDRITYDPFTMD
- a CDS encoding pyridoxamine 5'-phosphate oxidase family protein; translation: MPLRTPVPVLPGRERPVTDPDTPSHGDAPPDVIRPGSAGEHVFQDQVGSTDRADRFYGDQLRDRLLPRMVEFIGRMEMAFIATADGHGECDSSLRAGPPGFVEVIDEHTLAYPEYRGNGVYASLGNLVENPHIGLLMVDFTESLIGLHVNGRARIMDDDAFRAAFPGHARDRAAGRRAERWVVVEVEEAYIHCRKHIPRMERVTQRRAWGTDDPARKGGDFFGAKGTPQRAPRPARRRFPSTTHLGAGASRALRRRPHQA
- a CDS encoding tetratricopeptide repeat protein; its protein translation is MTTASPDQVASSAAHLADTGRRSDAERHLRAALAEHPQHVTLLRVLSAVLLRDATDDDRVEGLAAAEQVCALEPGREDGHRLRSLHLSGLGRHAEAVEAGFRSVTLAPDDAGAATGYARVLQRSGRLHDALQVAHRVVALAPQQAASHALLADVASDLGRRRLARDAYAETLRLDPGHAAARHDLAVLDSHERHPARALRGLIDAGRLAPDEPLVLQNVAAVLWQLAWRLRILLLLGVFVVIGVWSGTGAAAVPTRIAAAGVLVAAAALMRWETRTVPAGSGAVLRAAVRGDGPLAVTTAGLGIALLLYLAVAVTGVGFLAAGVWAVLLLLAVIAVVVGLVRTRRRR
- a CDS encoding ATP-binding protein, which encodes MPDDPLLRSLLAAVEAAPGDVPLRLHVADMLARSGRAGEALPHVSAALAAAPGDPDGLALLQRVTAELAGGAAAPAEGPADGPAAPAGGSPGSGRAATPSGPEPDPPGPAPFDWDRAEDEFAGLEPAPLQEVPSGAGDLGETSRPGLRLADVAGMEHVKERLELQFLGPARNPELAKAFGSRTSGGLLLYGPPGCGKTFLARAVAGELGAAFTEIGIADVLDMWIGRSERNLADLFAAARSRAPCVLFLDEVDALGQKRAHLSHSGGLRNTVNQLLSEMDSWAERNEGVYVLGATNHPWDMDPALRRPGRFDRMLLVLPPDAPARAGVLRHHLRDRPTGELDLDKVVRATEHFSGADLAHVVDTAAERAMAASVRDGRIRPLSTRDLLRAAKETGPSTGPWFATARNVALFGNVDGSYDELAAYLKRNRKL